The region aaacgttcaagaactaggctgttcgaaaaccaaggtatgactgtaatgatgataatcattgttattgttatacttataccccactcatctggctgggcggcTTACTTGTTCAGCAGTTTtaagaaatctttttttaaacataaaacaaaaagcaacactTTGGAATCCCTGCCTACTGATACTCTTTTCAGTGCTTCCTAAAAACATTTAGGTTTTAGGAAGTGGTGCTCAGTGGTTCTAGAAATGGTTTGGAATGATGATACATAACTAGCCCAGGATGACAGATCACCTGTGTAAATCACACGCTACTACTCCAGCTTTCttgaaagaaaagggaagggcccatgttaaataaattaacagtattttttggggtggggaggattccTACAACCTTTAGAGCTAAGCAGcatgtaaaaacataaaaatacaactcCACAAGGGATCACATGAAACATACCTCCGACACTGTTGCAGCGAGATGTCATTTCCCACAGAACCAAAGCCATGGAATATACGTCAGTTTGTTTGAAGGACTCGACGTTATCCAAGTTCATTCTGGATTCCAGGACTTCGGGAGCCATGTACCTTGCTGTGCCAACCTGTCAGCATTCACAAAATGGTTACAAAATTATTTTTGGTGGAGTAACCTGTTTGACTGTGCACGTTGAGCTTTCTGTgcttgtctttttattattattaaaaaatattattattttcttttaaaaaatggcagcagcaagttTCGAACATTCCATTGCAACTACAAAATCCAGGTTGTAACTGTGCACATGAAGAGGCAGTGCAAAGCAGACAGGAGAATCTGAGATCGCAAGGTTTCACCACTACCCCCAATGGTATTTCAACGTCTTGTAAGCACAAGTAGTTGACAGCCATTCATGAATGGAAAAGAAGAGTAGAGAGTCACATTTTGTGGGCACTATTAGGGTACGGGGCAAAACCTATCCCTGCATCCTGAAAACTGAGACTTTGCTGACAAAGAtcatgcactgcagggggttggactagatggcccctggggttccttccaactctatgaatctatgcaGGGGAGAAGGATGTGCGTCCCCTGCAATGACTAATTGTCCAAACCCTGCCCTCCAAACACATTCAAGccatcacagtacagtggtaccttggaagtccgttcgacttccaaaacgttcaggaaccaaattgcagcttctgattggctgcaggaagctcctgaagccaatcggaaaccgCAGAAGTCTcatcggacgttcaggttccaaataacgtttgaaaaccggaacaatcacttcgaGTTTctaatcgttcgggagccaaaacattagactcccaaggcgtttgaaaaccaaggtacgacttcaGTGGACATTTTGCCAAGCCCTGTTTTAAATCTTCCAGCTTTGGCTCCTTCCTTGCTTCCCCCCTCTGCCCTGTCGTACGGCTCACCTGCCCACTGTTAGCCAGGTCATCTACGGAGAGGGTGGGATCCAGCCGCAGTGATAGCCCAAAGTCACAGAGGCAGCAGGTCAAATCGTTCTTCACCAGGATATTGGAGCTCTTGAGGTCTCTGTGGACAATGGGCGTCTTGGGTCGGCCGCAAGGTGTGTGATCGCTGTGAAGATGGGCGATCCCTCGGGCCAAAGACCCGCCCAGTTTCCAGAGGTCCTCCCAGCTAATGATGTGCTTTATAAGGTACTCCTGCAAATTCCCCCTCGAGTGGAAGGCAGTGATCAGCCAGTACTGTTTGCCTACATCCGTCTTGCGCTCCTCGGCTGTGAGGAACTGCAAGATATTTTCGTGCTTCAGGTTTATGTCGGAGAAGATGTCTTTCTCTGTCTTCCAGGAGACGTACTCTTCGTAGGAGAAGATCTTGACCGCCACGGTTTCAAACTGCTCCGatgtgttttgtttcagtttAGCCTTGTAGACTTCAGCGAAGCGCCCTTTCCCCACGAGGGTGTCCAGCTCAATGGGCAGGAGCTCGGTATTGTGGTTGATGTTATTGGCGCAAGTAGAGCTGATGTCAGAGCAATCGTCGTCCATCATGATGGCGCAAACATCGCTGCAGTCTTTATGCTTCCTGGACTTCACGTTCTTCTCCCATGCGTTGttaagcttcctcctcctctggataCGGTAGCAGTAAAATATAAGGATCACGGCTTTGGCAATCACCAGCAGCGGGACGAGGCTTATCAGCGCAACTTTGGAAATCACATTGTTCACGTCTTCCTCTGGTATTTCAGTGATATCTGGTAGAATGAGATAAATAATATTGCTGAAGCTGCTATGGCAATGGAGGCATTTTACTGTAAGGTGAATTCATGTTAATACTGTAGTTCACTTCAACCTACAACCAGAATCTGCAAAAACTTCGCCATTCTACAAACACCAAACTTCTGTTTCTCAAGCATCATTCAACTGTGC is a window of Zootoca vivipara chromosome 12, rZooViv1.1, whole genome shotgun sequence DNA encoding:
- the TGFBR2 gene encoding TGF-beta receptor type-2, with translation MSWAPKHVLLWTFLHCAACPLARGTAEDHLSKMLDGKIKIPALCKFCDVIPTNCMNEGHCMSGCNLTSICEDKNEVCAAVWRKNDENITLETICHNPAQKLHGHILSDYNSDKCIMKEMKGDGGLLFMCSCKEEECNNELIFSDITEIPEEDVNNVISKVALISLVPLLVIAKAVILIFYCYRIQRRRKLNNAWEKNVKSRKHKDCSDVCAIMMDDDCSDISSTCANNINHNTELLPIELDTLVGKGRFAEVYKAKLKQNTSEQFETVAVKIFSYEEYVSWKTEKDIFSDINLKHENILQFLTAEERKTDVGKQYWLITAFHSRGNLQEYLIKHIISWEDLWKLGGSLARGIAHLHSDHTPCGRPKTPIVHRDLKSSNILVKNDLTCCLCDFGLSLRLDPTLSVDDLANSGQVGTARYMAPEVLESRMNLDNVESFKQTDVYSMALVLWEMTSRCNSVGEVKDYEPPFGSKVREHPCVESMKDNVLRDRGRPEIPSSWLNHQGIQKVCETLVECWDHDPEARLTAQCVAERFNDFEYQDTLSGRSSSEEKIPEESSVNSAK